The segment ttaattaataagacTATTGTCTGGAGGCCAACAAGAAAGTACACAcctgaaacaaacaaaatattaagAAATATTCACATAGTGATATGAATAGTAATAGGATTAGAACATTTTTAGTAATTGGATTTCAgaaatttgatttgattcaatCAAACTCTACTTCTAAAGTTCTGCTTTCTTTCTGCGTACAGACTGGAACTCTGACAGAAGATGGGTTGGACCTGTGGGGAGTCCAGAGGGTTGAGAATGGCAGGTAAGCTGGTCTGTACTCTAATTTATCAAACGTGGAACTTCCACTGTTTCAATGCATTGCCACTGCATCCCAAGTCATCGTCTTAGTTAGCCGTTGCTGTGCTTGTATTACTTTGCCGATTACATGGTGGAAAGTATTTGGAAAGTACTGGTATATCTTTTTCTGAAGGTTTTGTTTCTATTTCCTCCAAATGCTGAAATCTCACTGATGATGAACTGGGATGATTGTTTTGTGATTGGCTCACACAGCTGAAGTTATTCAGATACTTTGTATTTGTTAATCTGTGTACAGTAATACAGTTGTTTGTCAGATATTGTAATGTGCAGAAATATTGAGTGATGGTTATTTATTTCCCTACATTAAGACTAGTAGTTATTGATTATGAGATTATGTTTAGAAAAATTATGTGTATATTTCTTAGGCAAATTAATGGTATAAATCTAGACATTGTGGTGCAAAGCTACTATATACTAGTTTTTTGTCATTGAAAATCATTGCTTATGGAATCATTTTATATTCTCATCATGTAATAtcacataaataaatgtttcttttgCCTCTCTAGTTTCCACCTGTCAGAGGAAAATGCATACAAGGAAAATCTCGTCAAGTCCCAGTTTGTGGCTTGTATGGCCACCTGCCACACTCTTACTAAAATAGAGGGCCAGCTGTCTGGAGACCCGCTGGACCTCAAAATGTTTGAGGCTACAGGCTGGGTGAGTTGTTGTGTATCTAAAGCATAATATTGGTCAGGGAAGCACAGTGGGGAAAGTTATTAGTCAGACcacccttaaaggaacacgctgacttattgggactttagcttattcacttaTGGACTTATCctccagagttagataagtccatacattctcattctcatctccgtgcgtgtcgtaactatattactatacaaatcacaacctgtaaataggaaaatgttgccgttactttgtcactttgtcacgcacggagatgagaagggtatgtatggacttctctaactctgggggatacggtgaataagctaaagtcccaataagtcggcgtgttccttttaatgaaaaatgaaagcattctaaagaatctaaaatatatttattatgtaaaatatttttctagGACTGTTAATCTAttacaatatttaatattaatcaATTTGATTGAATGATTTTCCATAGTTAACTCGCGATGTACATGTAAATACTTCAGTCTTGTCGAGAGAActatctggaagggctttgaaactaaacttgccattcaaaagacccttttaTTTATCCAGTTCTGCTCAACATGGTGGTGCCTAAAGGAATTTACGTTAATTCATTATTactgcattcattttttttttttttacacataaatatttatatcttatttatatGGTAAATTAATATATCTTACTGTTGTTGCATCAACATGTTTCTGAACCTTATTTTCTCTAAATTGTTGTctgcccagatcctggaggagGCCACTGAGGAGGAAACATCTCTTCACAACCGTATTATGCCCACTGTGGTTCGACCCCCAAAACAGCTGTTGCCCCCAGAGCCTGCCGTATCACCAGAGCAGGACATGGTATGAACTTCAACCCAGTCGTTCAGCAAGATAACCACAGGTCTTCAAAGTCTGAAAAATTTCCAAAATCAGGTCTTAGCAGTACAAACCTTGACATTGAAATCCATACAGATCTATCAATCTAATgatattaataaaatattagAGCTGGAGTGCAGTTTTTGGGCATTGTATAGTcattctttgacttttttatagTACCATTTTAGTATATTGGCTATATTTAAAACCAAAAAATGATTGTGCCTTGATGCAACATAAATGGACACTACCACCCTAGCATAACAATAGCAACATTAGTAATACTGACAATGAttggtttatttgttttacCATTACCCACCCTGCTCTTTTTCTCATTCTAGGAACTGTATGAGCTCTCGGTAAGTAGCCTTATTCCTTTTTGAAAATATAATCATGAAATTCCTCTTTTTCTAGCCAAATTAACAGTTCAGATTTTAAAGAGCAGTAAAATTGAGCATAATATTGAGCATTATATTTAGTAATGTTTACCAGTTAATGTAAAAAGTCTTGACAGtcttagtttgttttttattcagtaTCAAAAATATTGAGGCTCTAATAGGTGTCATGATTTTGTCAACCAACATTAAAGTCATCCAATATCCTATTCTTAGTAATTTTGTAATGAGTCATTTAATAGCATTATCCATGATGGACATTTAGTTTTTAGTCTTCATCATCTCCTTGACTTGAATGATGAAGACTGTTatctgtttttgtgtatgtctgtgtgggtgtgcatgtgCAGTCTGCGTATGAGATAGGTATTGTGCGCCAGTTTCCCTTTTCCTCAGCACTCCAGAGGATGTGTGTGGTGGCTCGTCTGCTGGGAGAGAAACGTATGGATGCCTACATGAAGGGGGCGCCAGAGGTGGTGGCTAGTCTCTGCAAGAAAGAGACAGGTGAGGTGTCTAGTAACTGTAACTATGGTGGCAATGGTCGTGAACAGCACTGAAAATTATTATTCTTAAGGATACACGATACATTAGTGGATGACACATTATTGGCCGATGACTACGATAATTAGATGATTGTTATTGTTCCAATAATGGAATCTAAGTCGATAATTATAGCCGGTTGCAGAGTAGGGAACCACTGAAAACCCAGCCCTGAATGTGGATTTcaatgtctctgtctgtgtctttgcaGTGCCAGAAAACTTTGCAGAGATTTTGGAGGGCTACACCAAGCAGGGTTTCAGGGTCATTGCTCTGGCTCATCGTCGACTTGAATCCAAACTCACCTGGCACAAAGTCCAGAATATCAACAGGTAGCCTAGTGCATATTGTTAAAATTGTTGCCTTTTGAACTTCATTTTAAACCTATCCAGAGAACTCCAGAAGTTTTTTTTGCGTGCTACATTACACTGCCGACATTACACTGTTACCCTGCATTCCTCTAGTCTatgacatataaataaataaataaataacattaggTGAAGGGGATCTTATGTCAAATAAAAATCTTTTGTGtactcaaaatgtaaaaaagtaatttactgGGAGCAAATGTATGCGAGTCCctcttctattttaggtatttTGATCTTGGCACATAAGTACAAATGTGtacttatttttctttaaaccagggaTCACATAGAGGCAAACATGGAGTTCCTGGGTCTGATCATCATGCAAAACAAGCTGAAAGCAGAAACCCCAGCGGTGCTGCAGGACCTCCACCGAGCCAGCATCCGCACCGTCATGGTTACTGGTGAGACCgtgcacagatacacacatttacacaggcTTTAACTAAGGCTTTATGACACACTATCTTCAATTCATTCCTCTTTCTGTGTGTAGTTGCTTAAATATCATGTATTGATGCAACACAGGCAGCATAATGAGTTTGGTAATCTGCATATTGGCCCTCAAAAGATTGAATCCCTCTGGTATTTACTCAGCTGTACCTTTTAATCTCATCTAATAACTTTTCATAAAAGAAGTAATATTAACATTCCAGGTGACAACATGTTGACCGCCATCTCTGTGGCCCGGGACTGTGGAATGATCCCTCCCAAAGACACAGTTATCATTGCTGATGCCCTCCCTCCCCATGATGGACAAGCCGCTAAGATTACCTGGAGATACGCCGAGAAGCAGAGCAAGACATCTCACCTGGAGGTGAGGCAATGGGGCGACTGCTTACACAAATACTCGCACAAACAAAACTCACAGAAAGAGCAACCAATGAAAAGGCTTGcacagtcagtcacacacacaattaaatgTTGCATGATTCAAATACATTtgtcagtgtaaaaaaaaaaaaaaattgtttaaacaactaaatgcatttttttacatgcaaaaaatgtaattcttaattgttattaacagtcTGAGAAGTTGGTTCAACTCTAAAGTTATTGAGGCAACCGTACAGTATATTGGtatcttttaattttttggctCTAATCCCTACTTGCATTACTTCAACAGGAAGTGAACATCAGTCTGGAGGAAGTGTGCCACGTAGATGAGCCCAAAACACAAGAGCTGTACCACTTTGCTATGAATGGAAAATCGTTTGCTGTCATCTCCGAGCATTTCCCTGACATGCTTCAAAAGGTATGAGGCGTTTTAAATGAGAGTGGAAACCACTGCAACCTTTTCTGTAACTGGAGTATAAATGTTAAAGTTGCTCCTACTGCTCTTGGGTACAATTCTCTCCATGATAGCCTACCTAATGTGTGTCTTGTTATGATCCCGTGTTCTGCCTTGAAGCTGGTGCTGCATGGGACAGTGTTTGCCAGAATGGCCCCAGACCAGAAAACCCAGCTCATTGAGGCGCTGCAGGGCGTAGAGTAAGTATTAATGCTGAACACATGTAGCAATGAACAATTACAAATTACTAGTCGTCCAAAGTTTATTGAAGTATTACATCCACAATATATGGCTACTTGCCACTGAGAGTGTATTAAATACCCAACAGCTCTACCGCTGTTGGTAGCCATCAGtctgaactgaaaaaaaaaaaatatatatatatgtatatgtgttttgAGCACCGAGTCACTGCTCTTCTTTATTTGCTCACAGCTACTTTGTGGGGATGTGTGGAGACGGAGCAAACGACTGTGGGGTATGTACATCCACTCAAAAAGTAATTATCAGTGTGACAATAACAGGTCAATGGACATTTATTGATTGCAGTCTGGACTAGGGGTGCCCAATTAATCTAATTGCAATCGTAATGTGACTCTGTGCGATTACATAACAGCAAAAATTGTGGGATTTAAGGAAACAAAAAGGTGTGCTGTTTGTTGTGACACTCTGTGTGCACTGCACTTTCCACGTTGTAGAACACCCTTCACTTTACCGACAGTTTTAACAACCGATGAAGCCACCATGTCTTAAGAAGTGTCACTgttgcaatagccactgctaatgcttgctcttgagggaattactggaattgttggggcttaggaaattatagagtgtggtctagacctactctatctgtaaagtgtctcgagataactcttgttataatttgatactataaataaaattgaattgaaattgaattgagtgTATTAAGCGCGCCCCTCATAACAACGTCAACAAAAGATATGACCCGTCAGTCTGTTAAGGCAGTAGCACTTATGTCGTGTATGTTCATGTGAGTATCAGACGTGTAGAGCGGTTCAGAGCATGCAGATGAGAAGAAGAGGTtgtacaaaatatattttgtaacttaatcactaattattatattacacCCATCTTGAATGTCATAATTTATAAGGGCATATAAAACGTATGATTTTAATAagaatttgtatttttgttatttaattttcaaaaatattaagttattttaaaaagttttacatgtttttgtttatatatttctTCTTATGTTCGTTTAACTTTGtatgttcatgttaaaaaaaaatacacatttcaaaattttagtagcttattttctgcattttctttgATAATCAAGTAAACTCATGATACCATTATATCGTAATTGCAGTATTGTAAATCACAATCACAATGTAACTTTTTCTccaaatcgtgcagccctagtctggACATACTTTATATTTCTCACTTTCCTCATCCACAGGCTCTGAAGAGGGCTCATGGGGGCATCTCTCTGTCAGAGCTCGAGGCCTCAGTAGCCTCTCCCTTCACCTCCAGGACCCCCAACATCTCCTGTGTCCCCAGCCTCATCAGgtttctctttccttctttaTATTTGTGTGCCCCACAATTAATTCATGGTGCTTAAAAAGGGCTTTTTTACgtcaatttgtgttttttttttttttatggctacATGACATAAAGTTACTTCAAATGTTGGATGGGGAGATGAGACAATGTTTGCTTGCTTTTATAGGGAGGGGCGTGCTGCTCTCATCACCTCCTTCTGTGTGTTCAAGTTCATGGCCCTCTACAGCATCATCCAGTACATCAGTGTCACTCTCCTTTACTCTGTACGTAATGCTGCTTCCACCATAAATATTATCTGAGGAATTAATGAGAAATCCAGTCTCTGATCTGCgctgtctgttgtttttgtttcttagATCCTCAGTAACCTTGGAGATTTCCAGTTCCTCTTCATCGATATTGCCATCATACTCCTTATTGTTTTTACTAGTAAGTATAAGAACAGTAGGATAAggtaaaatgttgttttttttaccatgtgctatgtgcttttatttttcttaaccTATATCTTTACTTCCTGCCTCTTCTCCCCACCCACAATGTCTGTTTTCTGCCCATCTTCATTTTCCCTGCTCCTCTTCAGTGAGTCTGAATCCAGCGTGGAAAGAACTGGTGTCACGTCGTCCCCCATCAGGTCTGATCTCAGGGCCGCTGCTGTTCTCTGTGCTAACCCAGATCCTCATCTGCTTGGGCTTCCAGACCATTACATTCCTTTGGGTCCGACAGCAGTCCTGGTACACAGCTTGGACACCACTTACAGAGTGAGTACCTGCTGTCATTGTCGATGTACCCCAGCCAACTAGATATGATTTGTGAATAATCACATATCACGATTTAGTGGCCTTCAGGGTTCAGATAGGAGGCGGAAGCGCCGCAATATGACAATTCTTGCGCGAGTAGTAGCCTAGCTGAGCAGGCCACGGAGCTCCGTGCCATTGAAGGGCTCCTTCTAAGCAAACAAAAATAACTATTCTTAGTTTCAGATGattatacactaatgaaaaAAGTAGTTATGAATTTCATATTTAGTTTCTGCCAATATAACCCCCTtaatcctacacactgctccATATAATTGCCATGTGCACATATTACTGTATTTTGACTACAGACTAAAAATAGTATTTGATTGTCCTTGAATTGAACTCTCCTCTCACCCAGTGCCTGCACCCTGTCATCACATGTTAATGCGTCTGACCACAACAACACAGAGGTGGACGACCACAACATCCAAAACTACGAAAACACCAGCCTCTTTTATGTCTCCTCCTTCCAGTATCTTGTTGTTGCTGTCGTTTTCTCAAAGGGCAAACCCTTCAGGCAGCCTAGCTACAAGAATTGTAAGAAACATGCTTCTCAATAAATCGGTCCTAAAATAGTTGCCAAGTTACTTTTATATGTTATaaaattgtttgtgtgtgcttgtgttttctctccccAGGGCCTTTTGTGCTGTCTGCCCTGAGTTTGTATGTTTTTCTGCTTTTCCTCCTGTTCCATCCTGTCAAAAGTATTGACACGTTTTTAGAGGTAAGAAAActtcaaacacaagaaacataCCGCTTTACTCTGCTCTGGTGTAGACTGCAGCTTATTTTATTGAGCTTTTTTTGTCGACCTTTATACTCTTGTAATATTTTGATATAATATAAAGTCCCAGTCTGTAATTTCCCTAAGA is part of the Perca flavescens isolate YP-PL-M2 chromosome 9, PFLA_1.0, whole genome shotgun sequence genome and harbors:
- the atp13a3 gene encoding probable cation-transporting ATPase 13A3 isoform X2, with translation MAKEDLKVLNKGEEEEMELQGYRFCRWRLALVGIGVLCTGGFLLLLLYWMPEWCVKSTCNRTTARDAEVVLLRSTDEFRRWFLARVRVMLAPGSNPFHSLETQTTSPTSPSSPSCPFSSPSLANGHTPHPSDGSHAQEIIRRYADYQPTQIRYFTFHSTKYYWNDGLQNFDVFTGLDDLQVSCSTLHSEHSAALTRNQQEYRRLFFGVNEIAVKVPSVFKLLIKEVLNPFYIFQLFSVILWCADEYYYYAVAILFMSVISIATSLYTIKKQYVMLHDMVATHSVVRVSVCRASNEIEEILSTDLVPGDVMVIPSNGTIMPCDAVLVSGTCIVNESMLTGESVPVTKTNLPNPLPGESGEEADSAYNTEEHKRHTLFCGTHVIQTRFYTGELVKAVVVRTGFSTAKGQLVRSILYPKPTDFKLYRDAYLFLLCLVAVAGIGFVYSIVLSILKKVPAKTIIIESLDIITITVPPALPAAMTAGIVYAQRRLKHLGIFCISPQRINICGQINLVCFDKTGTLTEDGLDLWGVQRVENGSFHLSEENAYKENLVKSQFVACMATCHTLTKIEGQLSGDPLDLKMFEATGWILEEATEEETSLHNRIMPTVVRPPKQLLPPEPAVSPEQDMELYELSSAYEIGIVRQFPFSSALQRMCVVARLLGEKRMDAYMKGAPEVVASLCKKETVPENFAEILEGYTKQGFRVIALAHRRLESKLTWHKVQNINRDHIEANMEFLGLIIMQNKLKAETPAVLQDLHRASIRTVMVTGDNMLTAISVARDCGMIPPKDTVIIADALPPHDGQAAKITWRYAEKQSKTSHLEEVNISLEEVCHVDEPKTQELYHFAMNGKSFAVISEHFPDMLQKLVLHGTVFARMAPDQKTQLIEALQGVDYFVGMCGDGANDCGALKRAHGGISLSELEASVASPFTSRTPNISCVPSLIREGRAALITSFCVFKFMALYSIIQYISVTLLYSILSNLGDFQFLFIDIAIILLIVFTMSLNPAWKELVSRRPPSGLISGPLLFSVLTQILICLGFQTITFLWVRQQSWYTAWTPLTDACTLSSHVNASDHNNTEVDDHNIQNYENTSLFYVSSFQYLVVAVVFSKGKPFRQPSYKNWPFVLSALSLYVFLLFLLFHPVKSIDTFLEIVCVPFEWRVKLFLIILVNAAASVLVEGAVDLRAYKCLSRLCCPSKMAPKARYMHLAQELSVDPDWPPKPTTTTEAKSLPENGSSYQIMTNS